The genomic region CCGCTTCCACCAACATTTCTTATCTTTCTGGATCGAACAGATTATGTTTCGCGAACCcacctttgtctttgttttgcttcCCTACAGACAAGTTAAAAAAAAGGGTTACTTCACTAACAGTTCACAAAATAAAGTGATGATCGTCCTCATCAACATTGCACAGGAAATTATTCAGCAGCTAGTAGCTCAAATATAAAGGTCCACTTCAATGATAATTTGTTGACGCCACAGCTTACACTTTACAACATGCATCGATTAGTTCCTTCAAACATAGTGGCATGCATATAAATATTACAAAGTAGATCATCTATATGTGGACTCAAGTTCCTATGATTAAGTGGCTCTGTTACCAAAGACTGAAAGACAAGCGACAACATTCTAAGTATTATATATGTCCATTCAGTAGCTTTCTAACATGTATCCAAGCAACAACCCAGAGGTAAAAACTGAACCGAAATTAACATCAACTGAAACCAGCCCTGTATTACAATGTGGAACTGACGACCACAAATACTTACCTCAGGCAGTACGGAATCGAATAGCTCCAAGGCCAAGCTAAAAGATTCCCCATGAGCAACAGCTGAGAAGCTAAAGATGCCCTGAGGTTCAGTCTTGATCACAACATCTTCTGCGTCTGGGACTGAGATAGTCAGGTAAACCTTTTCCGCACGTTGAGCCCAGAGCACCTCAGGTTGACGACTGCATGCCACAGAAAATGCATCATGTTGTGCCACAGCATCCAAAAAAAAGTGTGCACCTAGTCACTTACTTACAACAGAAAAACATTAAAAAAAAGCCCTAGAATAAGTATCATGGGAGGCGTACTATCTTCTTTTTTGCATACTTCAGTGTAATATATTCTAAAGAGGTGATTTGGCTGAACATTTCTTAGTCAGAAAGAACAGATTGGCTGTCGCAACAAATTGCATCAGTCTAACAAGAACTTATCTGAAAATGTCACTCATACTAGTAACAGGCAAGGCTCAAATATTGGCATAGTCAAATC from Triticum aestivum cultivar Chinese Spring chromosome 4A, IWGSC CS RefSeq v2.1, whole genome shotgun sequence harbors:
- the LOC123087367 gene encoding co-chaperone protein p23-2 encodes the protein MSRQPEVLWAQRAEKVYLTISVPDAEDVVIKTEPQGIFSFSAVAHGESFSLALELFDSVLPEGSKTKTKVGSRNIICSIQKDKKCWWKRLLKSEAKHPYIKVDWNKWCDEDEESENSGSDDDFDGGEENDESDADDGMLYLPDLEKLRGK